Below is a window of Sus scrofa isolate TJ Tabasco breed Duroc chromosome 3, Sscrofa11.1, whole genome shotgun sequence DNA.
GCGCATCCATGCGCAGGTAGCAAGGGAGGGAGCCTGgagccccagagcccagccccacTCCCCGGGCCCCAAACACCAGGAGGCGGGCACCAGCCTGCCAACCAAAGGCGCGGAGCCGGGCACTGGTGGAGGGGGCGGTGAGGGCCCGCCAGCCAGCCACACCCGACAACACGGTGTAGCCCACCAGGGCAGCTGGGCGCAGCCAGGGCCTGCAGGCCAGGGTGCAATGGATGATGGGCAGGGCCCCTGCACAGAGGAGAGAGGTGGGAGAGGGCACGTCAGTCTGGGGGGGTCCACCTGCTCTTTTGtatctttcagtcttttttttgctttttagggccttgccatggcatatggaggttcccaggctcggggtcgaatcggagctacagctgccggcctacgccacagccacagccacgccagattggagcctcgtctgcaacctacacgacagctcatggcaacgctggatccttaacccactgagtgaggccagggatcgaacccacaacctcacagttcctagtcggatttgtttccgccgagccacaacgggaactcatctTTCAGTCTTATTGCTTCTTGCCGTTTTTATCTAGGGCTCCTGTGAGTGGACCCGACCCCCAGCTCCCATCCTTcgagcccccctccctcccccccatcccTTGGCTCACCGAGAGTGTTGACGAGGCAGACCCCACACATATCCAGGGCAAGGAGCCGGGTGTACACAGGGCTGCCCCCTTTGTGGCACATGAAGAGGTGATAGAGCACAGAGCCTGCAGGGGGTGCCAGGCAGGCCACACAGTGTGTGCCCCACAGCCAGCCATCCTTGCCCAGATGACCCCAGGGCAGGGTCATGGGCAGCAGCACCAGGAAGCCCAGCAGGgccagccctggggagggagacAGGTTTCCGTGAGACACCTTCAGCGCTGAGGACAAGGCACGTCCTCAGCCCACAGCCTAGAGGTGATACGAGGGGGATGAGGGCAGGCAGGTCCCGAGGGGGATGAGTGCAGGCAGGTCCCGACAGGTCTGGGGGCCAGTGCTGGGCAGGCCCTGGGCTTTCagcaactttatttatttctatttttattttttgcttttcagggctgcacccgcagcatatggaggttcccaggctaggggtccagttggagctacagctgccggcctacaccacagccacagccacactagatccgagctgtgtctgcgacctacaccacagctcccaacaacgccagatccttaacccgctgatcgaggccagggcttgaacccgcaacctcagggttcctaatcggattcgtttccgctgcaccacggcaggCACTCCTGAGTAACTTTATTTAGCAGAGTTCACAATAGTGCTGGGAAGGGAAGACCAGTATCCCCACTTGACAGGTGAAGAAGTGGAGTAACCTGCCCCAGGTGACTTGAGCAAGTAAGCAAGAGAAGCAGGACAGAGCCCAGAGCGCTCAAGCTGCTCCCACCCCTGAAGCCACACCACCTTCACAAAGCAGGGGGACCCCAACCGCTCCCCCCAACCTGCCTCGGGGTATCAGCAGAAGCCAGAAGGAAGCACGACCTCAGGCTAAGTTCTGAGAAGGACATGTGGGCATTGATAACAGATCCCAGGGCTGCTTGGCTTGCTCCTCCCAACCCCTGTGTCCTCTCCTCTCCACAAGTGACCAGACAAACGGAGGCTGTGGGCCTTTTTGTCTTCTAGAAAGGGGTGAGGCCAGgcgagggagggggcagggcaaaCCCTGTTCCGTCTCCTATCAAAGCACCTACAGGGAGAGCTCCACTCGTCCCAACCCAGGCCTCCAGGACCATCCCTACTGCTTCCAACAGGCACTTTGGCGTTGCTGTCCCAGGGGTCAAAGGTCAGCAAGGCAGGCCGGGGGCCCTGGCTGCCCATTCTTGGCAGGGTCTAGCCAGGCCACAGTGCCCCAGGGGGCAGGTACCAAGGCTGAGCCCGGGGCACTCGGGGCCCCTCTCTGCGCGGGGGCAGGCCAAGGACGGGCAGGGCTGTGTCAGCACAGCCCAGCGGGGCAGTGGAGGAGGGGCCTGGCGCCTGCTGGGGGAGGAAGGAGCCACCACCAGGCGGAGCCCCGCCGCTGGGCTGCTGCTGCGGGCAGGTGGGGGCGGTAAGGCGGCTGGGGCCTAGCTTCTCCTGGGCCCCTGCTCGCCAAAGTCAACACCCATCTCCTGGACAGGTGCTGCCGGGGGAGGGTGCCCAGGGCGCAGGGATTACGGAGGGGCGGGTCTCCAAGATCCTTCTGCCCAGGGTTCAGAGGGATTAAGCGGACTAGGTCCCCCACTCTGCTTCCCTCGCCTGCCCTGGGGGCCCCACTAGGGGAGCAGAGGCGGGCAGTGCCATTTGGGACAATGGCAGCTTTATCATCGCGGCTCCTGGCCGTGCCAGGGCCCAGGCAGCCCAGGACCTGGGCACTGGGCCTCTCCTCGGCCTTCAGGCCCCCGGGCGGAGCTGCCGCGGATTGGGGATGTGGGGCGAGGCTCACCGTGCGTGTAGATGTTGCCCAGCTCGTTGTGCATGTAGAAGAGGCTACGCAGGCATCCCGAGCCGCTGCTGGCCGGCCGGTAGCCGGTGAGCACGAA
It encodes the following:
- the PAQR4 gene encoding progestin and adipoQ receptor family member 4; amino-acid sequence: MAFLAGPRLLDWASSPPHLQFNKFVLTGYRPASSGSGCLRSLFYMHNELGNIYTHGLALLGFLVLLPMTLPWGHLGKDGWLWGTHCVACLAPPAGSVLYHLFMCHKGGSPVYTRLLALDMCGVCLVNTLGALPIIHCTLACRPWLRPAALVGYTVLSGVAGWRALTAPSTSARLRAFGWQAGARLLVFGARGVGLGSGAPGSLPCYLRMDALALLGGLVNVARLPERWGPGRFDYWGNSHQIMHLLSVGSILQLHAGVVPDLLWAAHHTCPPD